In Zymoseptoria tritici IPO323 chromosome 7, whole genome shotgun sequence, the genomic window GAAATTCACACGACACTACGAGTACGAGGTGCGACTTTCCGGAGCCTCTCGCTTGCCATTGCAACGACCGTACCGTTGACAGCCCACATCGCCTTACCACAAGCATCACCTCGCCTGAGAAGAGACGCATCGGGTGAACTCGCAGCTCCTCGCGTGGTTGCGTGGATATAACCAAAGCGCGAGTCATTCGATCGATGCTGGCTTGTGCTTTGAGCCTTTGACTTCCCCTCTTCTCTAAACCGGAGTTTTGGCCCGTACATCTGCCGGGCCCATTGGCCTCGTGTCGGTGCAATTGACGATGCATTTCTATCCGGCCTACGTCGTTCACGATCGCAGCAGCGGGCACGGATAACACTTCCCTGTCGCCAAGCGTTCGTCGCTCGCAGCTTTCACTCCGTCTTGAAGTCGGCACATCTTCATCCGAAATGACTGCGAGCCGATTATTCACAGCGTAACGCAAGATGGCGTAGCTTTCGCATGAACGACAAATTGGATCGTGCGGTGATGCTGTGGAGAACTGGAGACGGATGGAGAGTGCGGGGAATACGACTTGGAGATGCATTCGCCTGGTCTATAAAGCACATTCCCAAGGTAAGTCGGCTTGCACGTTTTCATCTTCCATCGTTTCAAGATGGCCTTCTCAAGAGTGACCACGATCGGCGCGCTGTTCGGAACGCTGGCCTTTGCGCTTCCACAAGCCTCAGACCACTATGGATCACCAGATCCGATCTCGGTGCCCGAGTGTCCTCCTCCAAACGCGGGAGTGCCTCTCGAGAGTTTCATGTCGTACTCGATCGAGTTCAGTTCGTTCCCGGACTTTGCGGGTAACCTCACTTCACCGAACACTTTTTCAGATAACTTGCTCAGCAATATTGCGAAGTATGCGGGCTCCAAACCCCATATCAGGTAAGTTAACGGCCGTTGCCCAGCTCGAGATCGTTCGCTGATTCGGACAATACAGAGTCGGGGGCAACACCCAAGACTTTCCCTTCTTCGATGAGTCGCTTGAGGTGGCCTTCGTGGGCGTCTTCAATGAAACTTTATCCGCGGACTACCCTACGACATTGACGATCGGCCCTGCATACTTCGAATCTTATCTCACTTGGCCGCATACCAAGTATGTACACGGTTTCAACCTGGGCAAGAACAGTTCGAGCTTCAGGGCCAGTCTCCTCAAGTCCGTGCCCTATGCTTGCAAGGCCCTCGGTGATGGCAGGTTGCTTAACTGGGAGCTCGGCAACGAGCCCGACCTCTTCCGCGAGCAGTCTGTTCGAGCGAATACATGGGATGAGTCAGAGTACGTGCAAGAGTGGCTGTTTTGGACGAGAGCTATTCGGGCTGAGCTGGAGAAATCCTGCCCCGAGCTTGGCCATCCTGAGTGGTATGCTCCTTCATTCGCCGGAACAGGGAACAACAGCCTGGATCCAAGCACCGCCTGGGCGGCTGGCCTCGATGAGGATAAGAACATTCCCATCATCAGCTCCCACAAGTAAGTCGAATACCACGCTGCTGTATTCAGCCATGGCTGATCAAATCCCAGCTACATCAGTGGAGCAATGACCCCAGGCGTAACACTACAAGGCACACTCATGAACCACACCTCCAGCGTCGAGTCCATCGCCAAGCAACTCAACGCCTCAAGCCTACTGCACAATCTCGCTCCGGGTACTCCGTTCATCCTCGGCGAGCACAACTCGCTCTTCAGACAAGGCCGCCCGGGTCTCTCAAACACTTTCGGCGCAGCTCTTTGGGCCGTCGACTTCAACCTCCTTTGCGCAGCCAACAATATTCGCCGCGTGCACATGCACATGGGCACCAACTACCGCTATCAATCCTGGCAGCCAATTGACACCGACAAGGACTCCATCGGCACAAAAGCTCCTTATTATGGCAACGTTGCAGTCGCCGCATTTCTCGGTGATCTCACTTGCAGTGCCCCAAGCGTTGTCAACATTCCTCTGCCGACAGAGCTCGAGGCGGCGTACGCAGCGTacgaggaaggagagctGCAGAGCATGATTGTCATCAATCTCAATGCTTACAACGCCACGGACTACAATGCAGAGTATATCACTGGTTTCCCGCGCCCTGTGCAGACGTACAGTTTCGATTTGGGCGTGTCTTCGGGGGGGAAGGAGATATCTCTGCAGCGCTTGATCGCAAACGGGAGCGATGCTATCTCAGGCATCACGTATGATGGGTACAGCTATAATTATGAGTTGGACGAGGGCAAGCCCGTGTTGCTCCAGAATGTGACGAGAGGAGAGACCGTTGCTGTGGATGGGAATGGGAAGGTGAGCGTCGAGGTGCCGTGGAGTAGTGCGGTGGTGATGAAGTTTTGAGTGAGCCAGCTGTGCAATAGGCCGGCAGATAGAGTATGTGCCCGTGGATATGCACGCCTATTAGGCTATCTCAGCATCGCTCGCAGATTGTGTACCGTGTAAAAGTCAATGCTTGTCGAAGCATGTGAAAATCCAATACGAGCTCCTGCCAAACACGTGATCGTCTCCGCGCCTTCTCCAGCGGCTCAGCCCGCCAATGTGACGAACGGGCCACGAAACAGCGAAAGCTGAACCACGCTCGAACAACTTCTCCTTTCGCGATCATACCCCACAACACCACATCCACGTCCTGACGACTTTCATCCGCTCCTTACTTCCTTGTAATAGGCCATTGAAATTCGACCGCGATATCGACCGGTCGCGCGGACGTCGCCCAGGCTTCCCAGCAGCGTTGCGCCCAAAGAAACAGTGGATGAGGTAGCTCCATCAGCTCAGCTCTCATCATGGCGCCGCTACCGATCAAGTTCACGGAGCTGCTGCAACTCACATCCGTGGGAGTTCTGGTGCGTATTGCGGTTCTGCCTGTCCTGGCACTGGCCCGTAACAGGCTTGCGTTCTTCAGAAGCTAACCACATAAACAAACAGCAACCTTCAATAGGCTTCAACTCGTGTACCCTCGAATCCGATCACTACGTTTGCATACGGCAGAAAGTCGACGACAATGCCCAGCCGGAAGTTCTCATCGTCAACCTCAAGAATGGAAACAGCGTCATGAAGCGGCCGATCAAGGCCGACAGCGCCATCATGCATTGGAGCAAGGAGATTATTGCCCTGAAGGCGGGTGGAAAGACACTGCAGATTTTTGATTTGGCACAAAAGAGCAAGATCAAGAGCACCACAATGTCCGAGGATGTGGTCTTCTGGAAGTGGTTCGACGACAGCTCTCTTGGCCTTGTCACGGAATCCAGTGTCTACCACTGGAACATCTTCGATCCATCCGAAGTCTCGCCTCGGAAGATGTTCGAACGCAATCAGAATCTGTCAGGATGTCAGATCATCAACTATCGcgttgcggacgacgagaagtGGATGGTCGTGGTTGGCATTTCG contains:
- a CDS encoding uncharacterized protein (unknown protein predicted secreted) gives rise to the protein MAFSRVTTIGALFGTLAFALPQASDHYGSPDPISVPECPPPNAGVPLESFMSYSIEFSSFPDFAGNLTSPNTFSDNLLSNIAKYAGSKPHIRVGGNTQDFPFFDESLEVAFVGVFNETLSADYPTTLTIGPAYFESYLTWPHTKYVHGFNLGKNSSSFRASLLKSVPYACKALGDGRLLNWELGNEPDLFREQSVRANTWDESEYVQEWLFWTRAIRAELEKSCPELGHPEWYAPSFAGTGNNSLDPSTAWAAGLDEDKNIPIISSHNYISGAMTPGVTLQGTLMNHTSSVESIAKQLNASSLLHNLAPGTPFILGEHNSLFRQGRPGLSNTFGAALWAVDFNLLCAANNIRRVHMHMGTNYRYQSWQPIDTDKDSIGTKAPYYGNVAVAAFLGDLTCSAPSVVNIPLPTELEAAYAAYEEGELQSMIVINLNAYNATDYNAEYITGFPRPVQTYSFDLGVSSGGKEISLQRLIANGSDAISGITYDGYSYNYELDEGKPVLLQNVTRGETVAVDGNGKVSVEVPWSSAVVMKF